In Thermorudis peleae, a genomic segment contains:
- a CDS encoding cob(I)yrinic acid a,c-diamide adenosyltransferase gives MFYTRKGDEGYTDLLGGRTRVAKYHPQPDAYGTLDEASAALGLARALAQHERTKALIIQVQRDLYLLMAELAFAPGIEQERYHITAEHVARIERETDALAADVPLGRHFILPGDSLGGAALDLARTIVRRAERLVVRLAHEGAFDNPQALAYLNRLSSLLFILARFEDRVAGVTPTPAKAEDAS, from the coding sequence ATGTTCTACACCCGCAAAGGCGACGAGGGCTACACCGACCTGCTCGGCGGCCGCACCCGCGTCGCCAAGTATCACCCGCAGCCCGACGCCTACGGCACGCTCGACGAAGCCAGCGCCGCCCTCGGCCTCGCGCGCGCCCTCGCCCAGCACGAGCGCACCAAGGCGCTGATCATCCAGGTTCAGCGCGACCTCTACCTGCTGATGGCCGAGCTCGCCTTCGCCCCCGGCATCGAGCAAGAGCGCTACCACATCACTGCCGAGCACGTCGCACGCATCGAGCGCGAGACCGACGCCCTGGCTGCCGACGTCCCGCTCGGCCGCCACTTCATCCTGCCCGGCGACAGCCTCGGCGGGGCCGCGCTCGACCTGGCACGCACCATCGTGCGGCGCGCCGAACGGCTCGTCGTCCGGCTTGCCCACGAGGGCGCCTTCGACAACCCCCAGGCGCTGGCCTACCTCAACCGGCTGTCCTCCCTGCTCTTCATCCTTGCCCGCTTCGAAGACCGCGTCGCCGGCGTGACGCCCACGCCCGCCAAGGCCGAGGACGCGTCCTGA
- a CDS encoding ArnT family glycosyltransferase, with amino-acid sequence MACLLVTLALYGRALGFSFFLDDAYDTTRTQERSYWQLLTQPLPNGYPYFRPIPFVLWKATFDLLGRYDTVLLHGVSLLGHALAGWCVVLLLRRAVGWRWALLPGAFFLAFPWSYQAVTIFGAMCHPLSLPQVLGALVCWLRGRERGSAGWLAAAGVLAVTALLTHESAVLLGPALLAIELWRWRSGRARRPSAWLLLPLLAEAGYLLVWFVVLPKPRGDHVVLRDVLWNSVFGLEGVAFPVTRQLSWLVPPAALEAHPLRWVVGTGLAGVLAGLLLHRTGRQGWLGLLALAWAAVAFAPAATRLTFPGYVVNSPRLLYAASPGIAAFWGLLPRAVWRAWGEGVAVTRWRHAAAVTVPLALAAVLVQSVQFIAMRTDWFAAASTVAEGIIRLGAAHPGGQLLLVNVPAWFARDRYEWPIGRFGVQVEPEYVGLERVVLAGANVRATVESRSLAPPVHAWRLTFGPHGEPIDHQAIDQRLRAGFALGVTEFLPDGIVVREPGRLLPGGATAATPLATFADALELAEATAQRTGSRLVVQLRWQVRQPLGRDAMIWLRVRDAAGRIVAERRDYALAGMSAPRLWQPGDAVEDWWLLPLPAGTVGQLQVELQLVATADWHPLPGTPRPVVMLPAP; translated from the coding sequence GTGGCGTGCCTGCTGGTGACGCTGGCGCTCTATGGCCGGGCGCTGGGCTTCTCCTTCTTTCTCGACGATGCCTACGACACGACGCGGACGCAGGAGCGGAGCTACTGGCAGCTGCTGACGCAGCCGCTGCCGAACGGGTATCCCTACTTCCGGCCGATCCCGTTCGTGCTCTGGAAGGCGACGTTCGACCTGCTTGGCCGCTACGACACGGTGCTCCTGCACGGGGTTTCGCTGCTGGGGCACGCGCTGGCTGGCTGGTGCGTGGTGCTGCTGCTGCGCCGGGCGGTGGGCTGGCGGTGGGCGCTGCTGCCGGGGGCGTTCTTCCTGGCGTTTCCCTGGAGCTACCAGGCGGTTACGATCTTTGGGGCGATGTGCCATCCGCTGTCGTTACCGCAGGTGCTGGGGGCGCTGGTCTGCTGGCTGCGTGGGCGGGAGCGGGGATCAGCAGGCTGGCTGGCCGCGGCGGGCGTGCTGGCGGTGACGGCGCTGCTGACGCACGAGTCGGCGGTGCTGCTCGGGCCGGCGTTGCTGGCGATCGAGCTGTGGCGCTGGCGGAGCGGGCGTGCGCGGCGGCCGAGCGCGTGGCTGCTCCTGCCGCTGCTGGCGGAGGCGGGCTACCTGCTGGTCTGGTTCGTGGTCTTGCCCAAGCCGCGTGGCGACCACGTGGTGCTGCGGGACGTGCTCTGGAACAGCGTGTTTGGGCTGGAAGGCGTGGCGTTCCCGGTGACGCGCCAGCTCAGCTGGCTGGTGCCGCCGGCCGCGCTTGAGGCGCACCCGCTGCGCTGGGTGGTGGGGACGGGGCTGGCCGGGGTGCTGGCCGGGCTGCTGCTCCACCGGACGGGGCGGCAGGGCTGGCTGGGGCTGCTGGCGCTGGCCTGGGCGGCCGTGGCGTTTGCTCCGGCAGCGACGCGCCTCACGTTCCCCGGCTACGTCGTCAACAGCCCGCGCCTGCTCTACGCTGCCTCGCCGGGGATTGCGGCCTTCTGGGGACTGCTGCCGCGGGCGGTCTGGCGTGCCTGGGGCGAAGGCGTGGCGGTGACGCGCTGGCGGCACGCTGCTGCGGTGACCGTTCCGCTGGCGCTGGCGGCGGTGCTCGTGCAGAGCGTGCAGTTCATCGCCATGCGCACCGACTGGTTTGCCGCGGCCTCGACGGTGGCCGAGGGGATCATCCGGCTCGGCGCGGCGCATCCCGGCGGCCAGCTGCTGCTGGTCAACGTACCGGCCTGGTTTGCGCGCGACCGCTACGAGTGGCCGATTGGCCGCTTTGGTGTGCAGGTTGAGCCGGAGTACGTGGGGCTAGAGCGGGTGGTGCTGGCCGGGGCGAACGTGCGGGCGACGGTGGAATCGCGGTCGCTGGCGCCGCCGGTGCACGCGTGGCGGCTGACGTTCGGTCCCCATGGTGAGCCGATTGACCATCAGGCCATCGACCAGCGGTTGCGGGCGGGCTTCGCGCTGGGCGTCACCGAGTTCTTGCCAGACGGCATCGTCGTGCGGGAGCCGGGGCGGCTTCTCCCCGGCGGGGCGACGGCTGCCACGCCGCTGGCGACCTTTGCCGATGCGCTCGAGCTGGCTGAGGCGACGGCGCAGCGCACTGGCTCGCGACTGGTGGTGCAGCTGCGCTGGCAGGTGCGCCAGCCGCTCGGCCGTGACGCGATGATCTGGCTGCGGGTGCGCGACGCTGCCGGGCGCATTGTCGCCGAGCGGCGGGACTACGCGCTGGCGGGAATGAGCGCGCCGCGGCTGTGGCAGCCGGGTGACGCCGTCGAGGACTGGTGGCTGCTGCCACTGCCGGCGGGGACGGTTGGGCAGCTGCAGGTCGAGCTGCAGCTGGTGGCCACGGCGGACTGGCACCCGCTGCCAGGCACGCCGCGTCCGGTCGTGATGCTTCCAGCGCCGTGA
- a CDS encoding SPW repeat protein yields the protein MANTAERPSVLWDLLAGACIVLGAWTVAMPYALQFWLYHGVRINDVVCGFLIVGWAITELVLSPTYRWSGLANVVLGLWLAVSPFVFGATASGAAVFGNIATGLIVAVLALGSVAGGWRNNHAMAGRA from the coding sequence ATGGCCAACACAGCAGAGCGGCCGTCGGTGTTGTGGGACCTCCTGGCCGGGGCCTGCATCGTGCTCGGGGCCTGGACGGTCGCAATGCCCTATGCGCTGCAGTTCTGGCTCTACCACGGAGTGCGGATCAACGACGTCGTCTGCGGCTTTTTGATCGTCGGCTGGGCGATCACCGAACTGGTGCTGTCGCCGACCTACCGCTGGTCGGGGCTGGCCAACGTGGTGCTTGGGCTGTGGCTGGCCGTGTCGCCGTTCGTCTTTGGGGCGACGGCCTCTGGGGCGGCGGTGTTCGGCAACATCGCCACCGGGCTGATCGTGGCTGTCCTGGCGCTGGGGAGCGTAGCGGGCGGCTGGCGCAACAACCATGCAATGGCCGGGCGCGCGTAA
- the dcd gene encoding dCTP deaminase: MILSDRDILAALKSGRIKITPEPDLSTQLGACSIDLRLGNTFMVFEHSRFSYIDPQQPQSIDAAMRTIVVPDGEAFIMQAGDFALASTLEYLELADDLVGRLEGRSSIARLGITVHSTAALFEPGWAGTATMELSNLGRMAVALYPGMRICSFTFEELTSPALVPYRHKRGNKYAGQVDPRPSRLPEELTTRRRGGE, translated from the coding sequence ATGATTCTCTCGGATCGCGATATTCTCGCCGCGCTCAAGAGCGGGCGGATCAAGATTACGCCCGAGCCTGACCTGTCGACCCAGCTCGGGGCGTGCTCGATTGACCTGCGCCTCGGCAACACCTTCATGGTGTTCGAGCATTCGCGCTTCTCCTACATCGACCCGCAGCAGCCACAGTCGATCGACGCGGCGATGCGCACGATTGTGGTGCCGGACGGCGAGGCGTTCATCATGCAGGCGGGCGACTTTGCCCTGGCCTCAACGCTCGAGTATCTCGAGCTGGCCGATGACCTCGTCGGCCGGTTGGAGGGGCGGAGCAGCATTGCCCGGCTGGGGATCACGGTGCACAGCACGGCGGCGCTGTTCGAGCCGGGCTGGGCGGGCACGGCCACGATGGAGCTGTCGAACCTGGGGCGGATGGCCGTTGCCCTCTACCCGGGGATGCGGATCTGCTCCTTCACGTTCGAAGAGCTGACCTCCCCCGCGCTGGTTCCCTACCGGCACAAGCGTGGCAACAAGTACGCCGGCCAGGTCGACCCGCGGCCGAGCCGGCTGCCTGAGGAGCTGACGACGCGCCGGCGCGGCGGGGAGTAA
- a CDS encoding HpcH/HpaI aldolase family protein, whose amino-acid sequence MRENTAKRKMLAGQPAFGYTLQLYAPLVAEALASCGIDFILIDTQHGTFGPDGLIDTLVALTHGTAVPMVRVARNDYTLIGRALDDGALGIIVPLVNSRADAQAVADACHFPPRGTRSLGWGRARVYGADYPDWIDRELFVAVQIETITAVEHADEILAVDGIDGCWIGPADLALSLGIDYRRAADDPRHAEAIAHVLDVCRQLGKVPGFAAYSIPDAQARAAQGFRFVTAGSDIGFLVNGALEGVRALGLTAQTGPGYGA is encoded by the coding sequence ATGCGGGAAAACACGGCCAAGCGTAAGATGCTCGCCGGCCAGCCAGCGTTCGGCTACACGCTGCAACTCTACGCGCCGCTCGTCGCCGAGGCGCTCGCCAGTTGCGGCATCGACTTCATCCTCATCGATACGCAGCACGGCACCTTCGGCCCCGACGGCCTCATCGACACCCTCGTCGCCCTCACCCACGGCACCGCCGTCCCGATGGTGCGTGTCGCCCGCAACGACTACACGCTGATCGGCCGTGCCCTCGACGACGGCGCACTCGGCATCATCGTGCCGCTCGTCAACAGCCGGGCCGACGCCCAGGCCGTCGCCGACGCCTGCCACTTCCCGCCCCGCGGCACACGCTCCCTCGGCTGGGGCCGCGCCCGCGTCTACGGCGCCGACTACCCCGACTGGATCGACCGCGAGCTCTTCGTCGCCGTCCAGATCGAGACCATCACCGCCGTCGAGCACGCCGACGAGATCCTCGCTGTCGACGGCATCGACGGCTGCTGGATCGGCCCCGCCGACCTCGCCCTCTCCCTCGGCATCGACTACCGCCGCGCGGCCGACGACCCCCGCCACGCCGAAGCCATCGCCCACGTACTCGACGTCTGCCGCCAGCTCGGCAAAGTCCCCGGCTTCGCCGCCTACTCCATCCCCGACGCCCAGGCGCGCGCAGCCCAGGGCTTCCGCTTCGTCACCGCCGGCAGCGACATCGGCTTCCTCGTCAACGGCGCGCTTGAGGGCGTGCGCGCGCTCGGCCTCACTGCCCAAACGGGGCCGGGCTACGGCGCCTAA
- a CDS encoding AAA family ATPase: MIPSSALSGPRLDWETVAADYWQRGLPVFPVQGKRALVTWGPYCDALPTPAEAADWPWQAATGLALPIGLALERLVPGIWVLDIEARFRDAAVDWLRQQCPAWEQGLVVETGSGGLHVYLRAPDGQPVRTTRCAWGDVKAQRSYVLVPPSRHPSGGEYRWLHAGGGDDWSAVAVLDPAVLPGVGRAGGTEAARDGGAARWTTAAVLAGVPQGQRNTALFQLACRLRAADVPAVVAERLLAEAAAACQPPYPSDPGEESVAALIARVWRTYPPGEPSHSSRSLSLRDREREESDNAVRDHIPGSFPNHSRREPVRESPNGSPEAIPDSRSLIGNGNRESGTREDGGREEDPAGPPGGAPPGGGDPSPEAVAVLRLPEPEPRRWLLPGFVPEHTVTLWFGDDGSGKSTLATALAVAVATGTPFLGQPVEPGVVLYLDTEFAQDEFVRRCQRLVRGLQLTPTEAQRDALRYYRLRASLGSPAGQDEIARLVTRYQPRLLIVDSLTLGSYADDLKEATAAAGIIAFLESLPTTVLVIDHIPKPPPGLGYAATPRPWGSFAKRAKARHVVLLSATDGAAVLLRVTKSNLAPVGALCSVALHFTADAIQVRPLELTDAALDGLAPQLPPQEQLARVLALEGPRTPDQLAEQLGLAEKTVRNTLTLLRRRGRAAPLGDGRWAATGDAAQPDAPPAADAPAPPAEPPPPEPARAATATAPATGGQPSDPPPVAVSTPPAPTAAAAPANRFALSPQAVTLFRTWARLGPSSIADAARAAGLPVDVAMSAAHELADAGWLRLLATSRPGTSQSRYRPAGRVLPPEPAICNWCARDFWPADPSGRFCSAACSAAWHAAVASAEQGSTEQATAGSDGALAARAAR; encoded by the coding sequence GTGATACCGTCGTCTGCGTTGTCTGGGCCGCGGCTGGACTGGGAAACGGTCGCGGCGGACTACTGGCAGCGTGGGCTGCCGGTCTTTCCGGTGCAGGGGAAGCGTGCGCTGGTGACCTGGGGCCCGTACTGCGACGCCCTACCCACGCCGGCGGAAGCGGCGGACTGGCCCTGGCAGGCGGCCACCGGGCTGGCGTTGCCGATTGGCCTGGCGCTCGAGCGGCTGGTGCCGGGGATCTGGGTGCTGGACATTGAAGCGCGCTTCCGTGACGCGGCGGTGGACTGGCTGCGGCAGCAGTGCCCGGCCTGGGAGCAGGGGCTGGTGGTCGAGACGGGCTCGGGCGGGCTCCACGTCTACCTGCGCGCGCCTGACGGTCAGCCGGTGCGCACCACCCGCTGCGCCTGGGGCGACGTCAAAGCCCAGCGGAGCTACGTGCTGGTGCCGCCCTCGCGGCATCCGTCGGGTGGGGAGTATCGCTGGCTGCACGCGGGGGGTGGCGACGACTGGAGCGCGGTGGCGGTGCTCGATCCAGCAGTGCTGCCGGGGGTGGGGCGCGCGGGGGGCACGGAGGCGGCACGCGACGGGGGAGCGGCGCGGTGGACGACGGCGGCGGTGCTGGCCGGGGTGCCGCAGGGGCAGCGCAACACCGCGCTTTTTCAGCTGGCCTGCCGGCTGCGCGCGGCCGACGTGCCGGCTGTGGTGGCGGAGCGGCTCCTGGCCGAGGCAGCGGCGGCGTGCCAGCCGCCTTACCCTTCCGATCCTGGCGAAGAGTCAGTCGCCGCGCTCATCGCCCGGGTCTGGCGCACCTACCCGCCCGGCGAGCCATCCCATTCCTCCCGTTCCCTTTCCCTAAGGGATCGGGAACGGGAGGAATCGGACAACGCTGTCCGTGACCACATTCCCGGTTCCTTCCCGAACCATTCCCGCCGGGAACCGGTTCGGGAATCCCCCAATGGTTCCCCGGAGGCGATTCCCGATTCCCGTTCCCTAATAGGGAACGGGAATCGGGAATCGGGAACCAGGGAGGACGGAGGCCGGGAGGAGGACCCGGCCGGGCCGCCGGGTGGCGCGCCGCCCGGCGGCGGGGACCCCAGCCCGGAGGCCGTCGCGGTGCTGCGCCTGCCCGAGCCCGAGCCACGCCGCTGGCTCCTGCCGGGCTTCGTCCCCGAGCACACCGTGACCCTCTGGTTCGGCGACGACGGCAGCGGCAAGTCGACGCTGGCCACCGCCCTGGCTGTCGCTGTTGCCACCGGCACGCCGTTCCTCGGCCAGCCCGTCGAGCCCGGCGTCGTGCTCTACCTCGACACCGAGTTCGCCCAGGACGAGTTCGTGCGCCGGTGCCAGCGCCTCGTGCGCGGCCTCCAGCTCACGCCGACCGAGGCCCAGCGCGATGCCCTGCGCTACTACCGCCTGCGCGCCAGCCTCGGCAGCCCCGCCGGGCAGGACGAGATCGCCCGCCTGGTCACGCGGTACCAGCCCCGCCTGCTCATCGTCGACAGCCTGACGCTCGGCTCCTATGCCGATGACCTGAAAGAGGCGACGGCCGCCGCCGGGATCATCGCCTTCCTCGAGAGCCTGCCGACCACCGTGCTGGTCATCGACCACATCCCCAAACCGCCGCCCGGCCTCGGCTATGCCGCCACCCCCCGGCCCTGGGGGAGCTTCGCGAAACGGGCCAAAGCGCGCCACGTGGTGCTCCTCTCCGCCACCGACGGCGCTGCCGTGCTGCTGCGGGTGACCAAGTCGAACCTGGCACCGGTGGGGGCACTCTGCAGCGTTGCCCTGCACTTCACCGCCGACGCCATCCAGGTGCGCCCACTTGAGCTGACCGACGCCGCCCTCGATGGCCTTGCGCCGCAGTTGCCGCCGCAGGAACAGCTCGCCCGCGTCCTCGCTCTAGAGGGCCCGCGCACGCCTGACCAGCTCGCCGAGCAGCTCGGCCTCGCCGAGAAGACCGTGCGGAACACCCTGACGCTCCTGCGCCGCCGTGGGCGCGCTGCTCCCCTCGGCGACGGCCGCTGGGCGGCTACTGGCGATGCGGCCCAGCCGGATGCTCCCCCCGCGGCGGATGCTCCTGCCCCGCCCGCGGAGCCCCCGCCCCCCGAGCCAGCCCGGGCTGCCACCGCCACCGCACCGGCCACCGGTGGCCAGCCGAGCGATCCGCCTCCGGTGGCGGTGTCCACCCCGCCCGCGCCGACTGCGGCAGCTGCGCCAGCGAACCGCTTCGCCCTCTCGCCCCAGGCGGTCACGCTGTTCAGGACCTGGGCGCGCCTCGGCCCGTCGAGCATCGCCGACGCTGCCCGGGCCGCTGGCCTGCCGGTCGATGTGGCGATGTCGGCTGCCCATGAGCTGGCCGACGCTGGGTGGCTACGCCTGCTCGCCACCTCACGCCCGGGAACGTCTCAGTCACGCTACCGCCCCGCTGGGCGCGTCCTGCCCCCTGAGCCGGCCATCTGCAACTGGTGCGCCCGTGACTTCTGGCCAGCCGACCCAAGCGGTCGCTTTTGCAGCGCGGCCTGCAGTGCTGCCTGGCACGCGGCAGTGGCCTCAGCCGAACAGGGGTCAACCGAGCAGGCGACAGCCGGATCAGACGGCGCGCTCGCCGCACGCGCCGCCCGCTGA
- a CDS encoding DUF4815 domain-containing protein, translated as MTKRVLYLLAALGLIVGALAGLTTAPAPAQQGPQNPGQNAIFFPWVPNGETLNGTGPWYGTVTVQNLNNAEITVDFHKPGDSSSSTPILSTVLEPFASKTLSAAQLGISSPGGALVALAECSETVTITHGALDSTDTVTAPVDTATPNIVVKQGSTTYVSGTDYAIQNLTSTGFQINWNTIGNVNANEPAPGSQYKVSFNLAPGACPAIAGAEKHVAPSASTAAQTSSAQTIVSGYTALPLSDVTLSRGLTVPTDYDTTITTTGQWNWVLPIVQTNNGWDSIIHVTNVSQTDACGVTVIFYPQGTNPSVPNSFTTTLNMGQSATVDLLALGTFPTGLNTWVGSAWISSDCAIVGNVDRVKASTSMALTNVVQPRVSSDQGASAQTVYAPLIFQTYNGWNTGINIANLGDSSNTVTVTFYNQAGTAVAAQQVSIDARSMTYVYRPEFANVGIGGIAQAVISGTGPLAAVVDEVKYMGTKADGMGQAMSYLAQTGGVTNDGLALPLFQRGAGAASPFGDTSGINLFNASSTTAATIEVTFYDQSGAKVAPTLSSPVITTIPAFGGLTIYAPTDLSTLPLGFQGSAVIKIDSGGPVSGVSNDVNYAVQGDGSAVFNLAVVPGLFTPPPAPTPTATSTGTVTATPTGTVTATPTGTPTGTPTATATPTGTVTATPTGTPTGTPTATATPTGTVTATPTGTPTGTPTATATPTGTPTGTPTATATPR; from the coding sequence ATGACGAAGCGAGTACTCTATCTTCTGGCCGCGCTCGGCCTGATCGTCGGCGCCCTGGCGGGGCTGACGACGGCGCCAGCGCCGGCACAGCAGGGCCCCCAGAACCCCGGGCAGAACGCGATCTTCTTCCCGTGGGTACCGAACGGGGAGACCCTGAACGGCACCGGGCCGTGGTACGGCACGGTGACGGTGCAGAACCTCAACAACGCGGAGATCACCGTTGACTTCCACAAGCCGGGCGATAGCTCGAGCTCGACGCCGATCCTGTCGACGGTGCTCGAGCCGTTTGCGTCGAAGACGCTGTCGGCGGCCCAGCTGGGCATCAGCAGCCCGGGTGGTGCGCTGGTCGCGCTGGCTGAGTGCTCCGAGACGGTGACGATCACGCACGGCGCGCTTGACAGCACCGACACGGTGACGGCGCCGGTCGATACCGCGACGCCGAACATCGTCGTCAAGCAGGGCAGCACGACCTATGTCTCGGGCACCGACTACGCGATCCAGAACCTGACGTCGACCGGCTTCCAGATCAACTGGAACACCATCGGCAACGTCAACGCTAACGAGCCAGCGCCGGGGTCGCAGTACAAGGTGAGCTTCAACCTGGCGCCTGGTGCCTGCCCGGCGATCGCTGGCGCGGAGAAGCACGTCGCACCGTCGGCGTCGACGGCGGCCCAGACCAGCTCGGCCCAGACGATCGTCTCCGGTTACACGGCGCTGCCGCTGTCGGACGTGACGCTGTCGCGCGGCCTGACGGTGCCGACCGACTACGACACGACGATCACGACGACCGGTCAGTGGAACTGGGTGCTGCCGATCGTCCAGACCAACAACGGCTGGGACTCGATCATCCACGTGACCAACGTCTCGCAGACTGATGCCTGCGGCGTGACGGTCATCTTCTACCCGCAGGGGACGAACCCGAGCGTGCCCAACAGCTTCACGACGACCTTGAACATGGGCCAGTCGGCAACGGTCGACCTGCTGGCGCTGGGCACCTTCCCGACCGGGCTGAACACCTGGGTCGGCTCGGCCTGGATTTCGTCGGACTGCGCGATCGTTGGGAACGTCGATCGCGTCAAGGCCTCGACCTCGATGGCGCTGACGAACGTCGTCCAGCCACGGGTGTCGTCGGATCAGGGTGCGAGCGCACAGACGGTCTACGCGCCGCTGATCTTCCAGACCTATAACGGCTGGAACACCGGCATCAACATCGCCAACCTGGGCGATTCCAGCAACACCGTGACGGTCACCTTCTACAACCAGGCCGGCACGGCGGTCGCGGCCCAGCAGGTGTCGATCGATGCTCGGTCGATGACCTACGTCTACCGGCCGGAGTTCGCCAATGTCGGCATCGGCGGCATTGCCCAGGCGGTGATCAGCGGCACTGGCCCGCTGGCGGCAGTGGTCGATGAAGTCAAGTACATGGGCACCAAGGCCGACGGCATGGGCCAGGCGATGAGCTACCTGGCGCAGACCGGCGGTGTGACGAACGACGGCCTGGCGCTGCCGCTCTTCCAGCGTGGCGCGGGTGCGGCTTCGCCGTTCGGTGACACGAGCGGCATCAACCTCTTCAACGCCAGCAGCACGACGGCCGCCACGATCGAGGTCACCTTCTATGACCAGTCGGGCGCGAAGGTGGCGCCGACCCTGAGCAGCCCGGTGATCACGACGATCCCGGCCTTCGGCGGGTTGACGATCTACGCGCCGACGGATCTGTCGACGCTGCCGCTCGGCTTCCAGGGCTCGGCTGTTATCAAGATCGACTCCGGTGGCCCGGTCAGCGGTGTCTCGAACGACGTGAACTACGCGGTGCAGGGTGACGGCTCGGCCGTGTTCAACCTGGCGGTCGTGCCTGGCCTGTTCACGCCGCCGCCGGCCCCGACGCCGACTGCAACCAGCACCGGCACGGTGACGGCCACGCCGACGGGCACCGTGACGGCCACGCCGACGGGCACGCCAACCGGCACGCCGACGGCAACGGCCACGCCGACGGGCACCGTGACGGCCACGCCGACGGGCACGCCAACCGGCACGCCGACGGCAACGGCCACGCCGACGGGCACCGTGACGGCCACGCCGACGGGCACGCCAACCGGCACGCCGACGGCAACGGCCACGCCGACGGGCACGCCGACCGGCACGCCGACGGCAACGGCCACGCCACGGTGA
- a CDS encoding cysteine hydrolase family protein: protein MTRVVEVPDYPVASHVAIDPARTALIVVDMQNDFVEPQGALFVPDAPATVPRIQQLLALARAHGLFTVFTQDTHYPGDPEFPIWGEHCLAGTWGWQIVDALAPQPTELVLPKRRYDAFYGTPLDHELRLRGITHLVICGTVASICVHYTAASAALRWYQVIIPVDATSALHPFDLETANRQTAFLFRGILTTVDAITVEPAAAAAATQPAEGAR, encoded by the coding sequence ATGACACGCGTCGTCGAGGTTCCCGACTACCCGGTGGCCAGCCACGTCGCGATCGACCCTGCCCGGACAGCCCTGATCGTGGTCGACATGCAGAACGACTTCGTCGAGCCGCAGGGCGCGCTCTTCGTCCCCGACGCCCCAGCCACCGTGCCCCGCATCCAGCAACTGCTCGCGCTCGCCCGCGCCCACGGCCTCTTCACCGTCTTCACCCAGGACACCCACTACCCCGGCGATCCCGAGTTCCCGATCTGGGGCGAGCACTGCCTCGCTGGCACCTGGGGCTGGCAGATCGTCGATGCCCTCGCTCCCCAGCCCACCGAACTCGTGCTGCCCAAGCGCCGCTACGACGCCTTCTACGGCACGCCGCTCGACCACGAGCTGCGCCTCCGCGGCATCACCCACCTCGTCATCTGCGGCACCGTCGCCAGCATCTGCGTCCACTACACCGCCGCGAGTGCAGCCCTGCGCTGGTACCAGGTCATCATCCCGGTCGACGCCACCTCTGCCCTGCATCCGTTCGACCTCGAAACCGCCAACCGGCAGACGGCCTTCCTCTTCCGTGGCATCCTCACGACTGTCGATGCCATCACCGTCGAGCCAGCCGCTGCCGCAGCCGCCACTCAGCCCGCCGAAGGAGCACGCTGA
- a CDS encoding transcription repressor NadR, which translates to MPTTHAPSPLTPDRAAAPEARRARLLDCLRQADRPLTGGELAALLGVSRQIIVQDIAVLRARGAAITATPRGYQLASPATGLRAMVAVRHTPAQTADELFALVDAGVEVIDVIVDHPLYGELRGNLRLASRADVEQFLDAVSRTRAHLLSELTDGLHVHTLEARSLEALERARNALRARGYLIE; encoded by the coding sequence ATGCCCACGACACACGCGCCGTCGCCGCTCACTCCCGACCGGGCAGCCGCCCCTGAGGCACGCCGCGCGCGCTTGCTCGATTGCCTGCGCCAGGCCGACCGGCCGCTCACCGGCGGCGAACTCGCTGCGCTGCTCGGCGTCAGCCGCCAGATCATCGTCCAGGACATCGCTGTCCTGCGGGCTCGCGGCGCCGCCATCACCGCCACACCCCGCGGCTACCAGCTCGCCTCCCCGGCAACCGGCCTGCGGGCGATGGTCGCCGTCCGGCACACGCCAGCCCAGACGGCCGACGAACTGTTCGCGCTCGTCGATGCCGGCGTCGAGGTCATCGACGTCATCGTCGACCACCCGCTCTACGGCGAGTTGCGCGGCAACCTGCGCCTCGCCTCGCGCGCCGACGTCGAGCAGTTCCTCGACGCCGTCTCCCGGACACGCGCCCACCTGCTGAGTGAGCTGACCGACGGCCTCCACGTCCACACGCTCGAGGCCCGCTCCCTCGAGGCGCTCGAGCGCGCCCGCAACGCCCTCCGCGCCCGCGGTTACCTCATCGAGTAG